CCGGCTAATTTGACGCCGTCCAGCACGCCGGCATCAGCCCGGAACGCTTCTTCTTCATAGTCCACCGCTGCGGCTTCCCCGTGATGGAGACCCTTGATGGCAACGGAGCCCTGATCATCGTGAAAGGTTGAAATGAGCCGCGCCATAAGAGTCGGTGCGTCCAGGATCGGGCCCCCGAACATGCCGGAGTGCACGGCATGACTTGTCACCCGGACTTCCACTGTGCCATCGACCAAGCCACGCAGGCTGGTGGTGAGAGCGGGGACGCCCACCTGCCAGTTGGCCGAGTCAGCAACAACAATCACGTCTCCGGCGAGGAGCTCCCGGTGCGTTTCTAGGAAGGTGGCGAAAGTGGGTGAGCCGGCTTCCTCCTCACCTTCAATAAAGAACGTCACACCGATCCCGAACGTGTCCCCAAGAGTTTCGGTGATGGCCCGGAACGCGGCAACATGGGCCATGATGCCGGCCTTGTCATCTGCTGCCCCACGACCATAGAGGCGACCATCGCGTTCCACTGCCGTAAATGGTTCGCTGTTCCATAGCTCGCTGTCACCGGGAGGTTGCACATCGTGGTGGGCGTACAACACAACTGTTGGCATACCCGGCGCCGCGGCTTTCCTGGCGACAATGGCGGGACCGCCCTGTCCGCCGTCGTCCTTGGCCACACGAAGGATCTGCACGTCATCAAGTCCGGTGGAACGAATCAGTGCGGCAACGGCTTCTGAGCTGCGCTCAAGCTGGGCGGCGTCGAAGGCATCCCACGCGATGCCGGGGATAGCAACAAGTTGAACAAGTTCTGCCACCGTTTTAGAGAAGTTCTCTGCCACGCTTTGACGCAGCGCGGTGGTTGGCAAGTGGGCTGTAAGATTTGCAAGATTGGCGCCAGGAGTATTGGCTACCGGTTGGTGAGGTCTCATATTGCAAAGACTACAGTCGGCGAAGTCCTTGCGGTCAAGCTCAGCAGTTGGTTCGGGGTATCCTTTATGGGTGTTTGGACGTAAGAAAGATCAAGCCCCTGCCCAGCAGATAACGCCTGCCTCCCCCGATCAGTTTGCTCGGTCCAAGGACCCGCAGACGGCCAAGGGCGTGCCCACGCCCTCCCGGAAGGCCCAGGAAGAGGCACGCAAACGGCCTTTGGTGCCCAACGACCGCGCTGCGGCCAAGGTTGCCGCTCGTGATGCCCGACGCGTGGAACAAGCACGGATGCGCCGCGCCCTTGACACCGGTGAAGAGCGATTCCTGCCTGCCCGTGACAAGGGTCCACAGAAGCGATATGCCCGTGACTACGTTGACGCCAGGTTCAGTCTGGGAGAATTTGTGATGTTTGCTGCCCTGGCAATCGTGTTGTTGACAGTGCTCATTCCTGTGCGCAACGCCGACGGCAGCTCCAATAATTCGCAGCTGATTGTGTTTGGTATCTTCTGGGCCATGGTGGCTTTTGTTGCCGTGGACGTGTTGCTGATGTCGCGCAAGCTCAAACGCTTAATGGCGGCAAAATTTGGTTCTGTTGACTCCGGTGTTATTTGGTATGGAGCTATGCGCTCCATGCAGTTCCGCCGGTTGCGTTTGCCCAAGCCCCTTGTCAGCCGTGGTGAATGGCCCACCTGAGCTCCAGCTCAGTGATGCCTGCCTCAGAGAACCCGAGCGCAACCCGCCGGCCCTTCCTTAACGGAAGCGGCCGGCGTCGTTCTTTTAAAACTGGTAGCCATTATTCGGCCAAACTCCCTGCCGCCAGGTAGCCGGAATCGCTAGGCTGGGTAGATGGAATACCGCTACCTTGGCCGGTCAGGCCTGAAGATCACTGAAATCACCTACGGCAATTGGCTTACCCACGGCTCCCAAGTGGAAAATGATGTGGCCGCGGCATGTGTACGCGCAGCCCTCGACGCCGGCATCACAACTTTTGACACGGCTGACGCCTACGCCAACGGTGCCGCTGAGGAGGTGCTCGGGGCCGCGTTGTCTTCCGAAAGACGCGAATCCCTTGAGGTCTTCACCAAGGTGTACTGGCCGGTTGGGCCCAAAGGACCAAACGATACAGGTCTCTCGCGCAAACACATCATGGAAGGCATCAATAACTCCCTGCGCCGGCTCAACATGGACTATGTGGATCTTTACCAGGCACACCGCTACGACTTTGAAACCCCGCTTGAGGAAACCATTGCCGCTTTCGCAGACGTGGTACGAGAAGGCAAGGCACTCTACATTGGGGTCTCTGAATGGAATGCCGAGCAGTTGCGCGAAGGACAGCGGCTGGCTCGGGAGGCAGGGTTCTCATTGGTCTCCAACCAGCCCCAGTACTCTGCGCTGTGGCGTGTGATAGAGCCCGACGTCATCCCGGCTTGCCTTGAACTGGGCATATCCCAGGTTGTTTGGTCACCTATGGCGCAGGGAGTACTAAGTGGAAAGTACCTGCCCGGGGCTCCTGTGCCAGCCGGATCCCGTGCCACGGATGAGCAGGGTGGCAAGAACACCATCAAGGACTTCCTCAATGAGGACATTCTCACAAATGTGCAAAAGCTGCGCCCCATCGCTGATGAGCTGAATCTGAGCATGCCCCAATTAGCCATCGCCTGGGTGCTGCAGAACGAGAACGTGGCAACAGCCTTGGTAGGCGCCTCACGCCCTGAACAGGTTGCCGAAAACGTCAAGGCCTCCGGAGTTAAGATTCCGGCCGAGCTCATGACTGTGATCGACACTGCTCTGGCGCCGAGCGTCGTGAACGATCCTTCGAAGACGATCAGCCCGGCGACAAGAGTGGCCTAGGTTACTGACCCAGTTTTGCGCGCCGCAGCTGCACTAGTTCCTTATTGATCCGGGCCGCCCAGAAAGGCCCCTCATACAGGAATGCTGTGTAGCCCTGCACAAGTGTGGCTCCGGCGTCGAGGCGTTCCTGCACTTCAGCGCCTGTTTCCACACCGCCTACGGAGATCAATGTCAGCTGGTCATTTACGGCTGCCTTGAGCTGACGCAACACCTCAAGTGAACGTGCCTTCAGCGGCGCACCAGAAAGCCCGCCAGCACCCGTCTGCGCAACGTCAGCGGCGGTGCTGGCCAATCCGTCGCGGCTGATGGTGGTGTTGGTGGCGATAATACCGTCCAGTTCCAGCTCAAGAGCAAGCGCGGCGACGTCGGCTATGTCCGCATCGGCCAAATCCGGTGCGATCTTCACCAACAACGGCACATGACGTCCGGCAGCCGTGTCGGCAGCCTCGCGAACACCTGTCAGCAAAGGACGCAGCGTTGCCACGTCCTGAAGCAGGCGAAGCCCGGGAGTGTTAGGTGAACTGACATTGACCACCAGGTAGTCAGCCGACGGGGCAAGAGTGCTGGCACTAAGAAGGTAATCCGCCAAAGCATCTTCGAGCTCAACCGTCTTGGTTTTACCAATGTTCACACCAACGATCGGGCGAACCGACGAATAACTTTTGCCCAAGCCTGCCAAAGCCTGCGCAAGTCTGGGCGCCACGGTGGCAGCGCCGTCGTTGTTAAAGCCCATACGGTTAATCACGGCACGATCAGCCACCAGACGGAACAATCGAGGCTGCGGGTTGCCGGATTGCGCCTGGGCCGTGATGGTGCCTACCTCTACGTGGCCAAAGCCCAGATTGGCCAACGCATTGATGCCTTTGCCCTCCTTATCAAACCCGGCGGCGAGTCCGAACGGAGTGGGGAACGTGAGGCCAAGCGCCTGCGTCTGTAGCGATGCCGGCGGTGCGAACATTCTGCGCAACACGGCGCCGGCCCCTGTTGCTTGAGTTGCCTTGACCAGGCAGAAACCGATTTTGTGCGCCCGTTCGGCGTCCATCCAGGAAAAACAGAGCCGGAAAACTGTGGGATATATTCGCATGTCTCTAGTTTTCCGGTTCTACGCCGGAACTGCAAAACCTCCTGAAGAATTCATTGCGTAAAACCACCGGTTAAAGAGGGTTAGCATGTCCTCATGGACAGCAATAGTGGATTGACATGGCAGCACGCGGACGTTGTGGTTGTTGGAGCCGGGCTCTCCGGTTTGGTGTGCGCGGCCGAGGCCTACAATGCCGGGCGAACGGTGCTGATAGTGGATCAGGAACCGCAGGCTTCCATGGGTGGGCAGGCACACTGGTCCTTTGGTGGGCTGTTCCTGGTTGACTCCCCCGAGCAACGCCGACTGGGTGTGAAGGATTCAGCTGAACTCGCCCTGGCCGATTGGCTTGGTTCGGCCGCCTTTGACCGCCTTGAGGATACATGGCCCAGACGTTGGGCGGAAGCTTATGTCGATTTTGCAGCCGGCGAGAAGCGGGCGTGGCTCCACGCCTTGGGCGTGCGATTCTTTCCCCTGGTCCAGTGGGCGGAGCGTGGCGGCTATGACGCTCAAGGCCACGGAAACTCTGTTCCCCGTTTCCACGTTGTGTGGGGAACAGGGCCCGGCATACTGGCCCCTTTCCTAGCAAAAATCCAAGAAGGTGTTGGTGCAGGAAAGATCCAGCTTGCTTTCCGGCACCGGGCCACCGAGCTGATGTTCGACGCCGGAGCCGTCACCGGAGTGCGCGGTGAAATACTTCAAGCCTCTGACGTGGACCGTGGCGTGGCCAGCAGCAGGAGCGTTGCCGGGGAATTCAGCGTCTCTTCAAGTGCGGTTATTGTCACGACCGGGGGAATTGGTGGGAACCATAAAATGGTCCGTGAACAATGGCCCAACGGTAGCGGTCCCCAGTCCATGCTCACCGGTGTTCCGGCCTCGGTGGATGGTGAATTCCAACAAGTAGTGGCTCGTGCGGGTGCCAATTTGATAAACACAGACCGCATGTGGCACTACCCAGAAGGTATTCACAACCCTGACCCAGTGTGGCCAAACCACGGGATCCGTATTCTCTCCGGTCCGTCTCCACTGTGGTTGGATGCAACAGGTCACCGCTTACCCATTCCGCTCTTCCCCGGCTTCGATTCTCTGGGCACCCTGCGGCATCTGGAAACCACTGGCCATTCTCACTCATGGTTTGTGCTGAATCAGACGATTATCAGCAAAGAGTTTGCACTTTCAGGTTCCGAACAAAATCCAGACTTGACGGGAAAGGACATGAAACTACTGGCCAAACGGGCTCTCCCAGGTGTTGGAGGGCAAGTGCAAAAATTTATTGACAGTGGAATAGATTTTGTTCAGTCACAGAGCGCGACTGAGTTGGCCGCAAAAATGAATAAACTCGTGGGCGCCAATCTCATCGACCCCGCCGGACTCCTGGAAACTCTCAGCGCCAGGGACCGTCAGGTCACCAGTGGTTTAGGCAAGGACACCCAGCTCAATGCCATCCGGGAGGCCCGCCGGTTCGCAACGGATAAGCTCATGCGTGTTGTGCCTCCCCATCCGATCCTTGCTCCAGAACACGGACCCCTGATTGCCGTCCGGCTATCGACTCTCACGCGCAAGAGCCTTGGCGGGTTGGCTACCGATCTTTCCGCCCGGGTTCTCCGCTCCGATGGTTCCCCCATAGCAGGACTTTACGCAGCCGGTGAGGCTGCAGGTTTTGGTGGCGGAGGGATGCACGGGCACAGATCTCTTGAAGGGACGTTCCTAGGCGGCTGCCTCTTCTCCGGACGCATTGCCGGGCGCCATGCGGCAAGTGTCACGGACGCATGAGCGTGTCTGAACCCCACGGTCTTTCAGACACGCAGTGGGTCCCCGATATCCT
This genomic window from Arthrobacter sp. TMP15 contains:
- a CDS encoding DUF3043 domain-containing protein, producing MFGRKKDQAPAQQITPASPDQFARSKDPQTAKGVPTPSRKAQEEARKRPLVPNDRAAAKVAARDARRVEQARMRRALDTGEERFLPARDKGPQKRYARDYVDARFSLGEFVMFAALAIVLLTVLIPVRNADGSSNNSQLIVFGIFWAMVAFVAVDVLLMSRKLKRLMAAKFGSVDSGVIWYGAMRSMQFRRLRLPKPLVSRGEWPT
- a CDS encoding quinone-dependent dihydroorotate dehydrogenase; its protein translation is MRIYPTVFRLCFSWMDAERAHKIGFCLVKATQATGAGAVLRRMFAPPASLQTQALGLTFPTPFGLAAGFDKEGKGINALANLGFGHVEVGTITAQAQSGNPQPRLFRLVADRAVINRMGFNNDGAATVAPRLAQALAGLGKSYSSVRPIVGVNIGKTKTVELEDALADYLLSASTLAPSADYLVVNVSSPNTPGLRLLQDVATLRPLLTGVREAADTAAGRHVPLLVKIAPDLADADIADVAALALELELDGIIATNTTISRDGLASTAADVAQTGAGGLSGAPLKARSLEVLRQLKAAVNDQLTLISVGGVETGAEVQERLDAGATLVQGYTAFLYEGPFWAARINKELVQLRRAKLGQ
- a CDS encoding dipeptidase — its product is MRPHQPVANTPGANLANLTAHLPTTALRQSVAENFSKTVAELVQLVAIPGIAWDAFDAAQLERSSEAVAALIRSTGLDDVQILRVAKDDGGQGGPAIVARKAAAPGMPTVVLYAHHDVQPPGDSELWNSEPFTAVERDGRLYGRGAADDKAGIMAHVAAFRAITETLGDTFGIGVTFFIEGEEEAGSPTFATFLETHRELLAGDVIVVADSANWQVGVPALTTSLRGLVDGTVEVRVTSHAVHSGMFGGPILDAPTLMARLISTFHDDQGSVAIKGLHHGEAAAVDYEEEAFRADAGVLDGVKLAGMGSITSRLWTQPALSVIGMDIPSVEMSSNTLLASTRAKISLRLAPGQDPASAMEALEKHVVAHAPFGAQVSFTAGEAGQAFATDTHAPAAQAALWALGESWGVSAVETGMGGSIPFIADLKATYPHAQILVTGVEDPDSRAHSANESLHLGDFEKAIVAQTLLLAAINAGALGQPEKSGEPGEQKA
- a CDS encoding FAD-binding dehydrogenase, with translation MDSNSGLTWQHADVVVVGAGLSGLVCAAEAYNAGRTVLIVDQEPQASMGGQAHWSFGGLFLVDSPEQRRLGVKDSAELALADWLGSAAFDRLEDTWPRRWAEAYVDFAAGEKRAWLHALGVRFFPLVQWAERGGYDAQGHGNSVPRFHVVWGTGPGILAPFLAKIQEGVGAGKIQLAFRHRATELMFDAGAVTGVRGEILQASDVDRGVASSRSVAGEFSVSSSAVIVTTGGIGGNHKMVREQWPNGSGPQSMLTGVPASVDGEFQQVVARAGANLINTDRMWHYPEGIHNPDPVWPNHGIRILSGPSPLWLDATGHRLPIPLFPGFDSLGTLRHLETTGHSHSWFVLNQTIISKEFALSGSEQNPDLTGKDMKLLAKRALPGVGGQVQKFIDSGIDFVQSQSATELAAKMNKLVGANLIDPAGLLETLSARDRQVTSGLGKDTQLNAIREARRFATDKLMRVVPPHPILAPEHGPLIAVRLSTLTRKSLGGLATDLSARVLRSDGSPIAGLYAAGEAAGFGGGGMHGHRSLEGTFLGGCLFSGRIAGRHAASVTDA
- a CDS encoding aldo/keto reductase family protein, with amino-acid sequence MEYRYLGRSGLKITEITYGNWLTHGSQVENDVAAACVRAALDAGITTFDTADAYANGAAEEVLGAALSSERRESLEVFTKVYWPVGPKGPNDTGLSRKHIMEGINNSLRRLNMDYVDLYQAHRYDFETPLEETIAAFADVVREGKALYIGVSEWNAEQLREGQRLAREAGFSLVSNQPQYSALWRVIEPDVIPACLELGISQVVWSPMAQGVLSGKYLPGAPVPAGSRATDEQGGKNTIKDFLNEDILTNVQKLRPIADELNLSMPQLAIAWVLQNENVATALVGASRPEQVAENVKASGVKIPAELMTVIDTALAPSVVNDPSKTISPATRVA